A DNA window from Bacillota bacterium contains the following coding sequences:
- a CDS encoding class II fructose-1,6-bisphosphate aldolase gives MGLVSISELLARAEAGGYAVGAFNCNNMEIVQAIMEAAESERSPVILQASQGAIKYAGINYIVALAREAAAGARVPVALHLDHGTDFAQVMLCIRHGFSSVMIDGSRYPLLENIALTRRVVEVAQAVGVSVEGELGRITGTEDEISVTEREAFFTDPEEARVFVRETGVNALAVAIGTAHGRYKGKPELDFPRLAKIRELTGVSLVLHGSSGVPDEDIKQAIALGVRKINIDTNIREAFVAEMRQVIGENPGEIDPRKILGPARAAAREIIREKIRLFGCAGRA, from the coding sequence GTGGGACTTGTCAGCATCTCAGAACTCCTTGCCAGGGCGGAAGCCGGCGGGTATGCGGTCGGGGCCTTTAATTGCAATAACATGGAAATAGTGCAGGCCATTATGGAAGCGGCCGAGTCGGAAAGGTCGCCGGTCATCCTTCAGGCAAGCCAGGGTGCGATCAAATACGCAGGGATCAATTACATCGTCGCCCTGGCTCGCGAAGCCGCGGCCGGGGCGCGGGTTCCTGTTGCCCTGCATCTCGACCACGGTACAGATTTTGCCCAGGTAATGCTTTGTATCAGACACGGGTTCAGTTCGGTTATGATCGACGGGTCCCGTTACCCTTTGCTGGAGAATATCGCGCTAACCCGAAGGGTGGTTGAGGTTGCCCAGGCGGTAGGCGTTTCTGTTGAAGGGGAACTCGGCCGGATCACCGGAACCGAAGACGAGATCAGTGTCACGGAACGGGAAGCCTTTTTTACCGATCCCGAGGAAGCTCGCGTTTTCGTCCGCGAAACAGGGGTGAATGCTCTTGCGGTTGCCATTGGCACCGCACACGGGCGCTATAAGGGGAAGCCGGAACTTGATTTTCCGCGCCTCGCGAAAATTCGCGAACTCACCGGAGTCTCCCTTGTACTGCATGGCTCTTCGGGTGTCCCGGACGAGGACATTAAACAGGCAATTGCGTTAGGTGTTCGCAAGATTAATATCGACACGAACATCCGGGAGGCCTTTGTGGCGGAAATGCGTCAGGTAATCGGGGAAAACCCGGGCGAAATCGATCCCCGGAAGATTTTGGGGCCCGCCCGCGCGGCGGCGCGGGAGATCATCAGGGAAAAAATTCGTCTTTTCGGGTGCGCCGGGAGGGCCTGA
- the fsa gene encoding fructose-6-phosphate aldolase → MEIFLDTANVAEIREGIKWGVVSGVTTNPTLVAKEGRSFHQVLKEICGLVEGPVSAEVLSLELNGMLQEARELAGLAPNIVIKIPITPAGLEAVRILAGEGIRANVTLVFSAPQALLAARAGAAFVSPFIGRIDDIGQDGTVVLGDMIDIFRNYRYPTRVIAASIRHPWHVLEAARLGADIATVPFGVLAQMFKHPLTDLGIARFQADWEKVKGI, encoded by the coding sequence TTGGAAATATTTCTTGATACAGCTAATGTAGCTGAGATCCGGGAAGGTATTAAATGGGGCGTGGTTTCCGGTGTAACCACAAACCCCACGCTGGTTGCAAAAGAAGGGCGGAGCTTTCACCAGGTGCTGAAGGAGATCTGCGGCCTCGTGGAGGGTCCTGTCAGCGCCGAGGTCCTCAGTTTGGAACTAAACGGAATGCTTCAGGAAGCGAGGGAACTGGCCGGGCTCGCTCCCAACATCGTAATTAAGATTCCCATTACGCCGGCAGGTTTGGAGGCTGTAAGGATTTTGGCGGGGGAAGGGATCCGGGCAAATGTTACACTTGTTTTTTCTGCTCCTCAGGCTCTGCTTGCAGCACGCGCCGGGGCGGCCTTTGTAAGTCCTTTTATCGGGAGAATTGACGACATTGGGCAGGACGGGACCGTTGTTCTCGGGGACATGATCGATATTTTCCGCAATTACCGGTATCCCACCAGGGTAATCGCCGCCAGCATTCGCCACCCCTGGCACGTTTTAGAGGCGGCCCGGCTGGGCGCAGATATTGCGACCGTCCCCTTTGGAGTGCTTGCCCAAATGTTTAAACATCCCCTGACCGACCTGGGGATTGCCCGCTTCCAAGCGGATTGGGAGAAAGTGAAGGGAATTTAG
- the glpX gene encoding class II fructose-bisphosphatase, whose product MERELTLEFVRVTEAAALAAGRWMGRGDKEKADDAAVTAMRRMFDTVQIDGTVVIGEGEMDEAPMLYTGEKVGTGSPPEVDVAVDPLEGTNIVAKGLTGAISVLAVAPRGCLLHAPDMYMDKIAVGPKAAGKISLQASVEENIKAVAGALKKRVEDLTVVILDRPRHEELIQQARKAGARIQLISDGDVAPAVAVAFEGTGVDMLLGIGGAPEGVLAAAALRCLGGEMQARLWPMDDDDVARAGKMGITDFRRILTMDELVRGEEVVFAATGITDSTLLRGVHYTSWGARTHSVVMRGRTGTIRFIDARHLFSRKPDYARPC is encoded by the coding sequence ATGGAGCGGGAGCTTACTTTAGAATTTGTCCGGGTGACAGAGGCCGCGGCTTTAGCTGCCGGTCGCTGGATGGGGCGCGGAGACAAGGAAAAGGCCGATGATGCCGCTGTAACCGCGATGCGCCGGATGTTTGACACCGTCCAGATCGATGGAACTGTTGTCATTGGGGAAGGGGAGATGGACGAGGCTCCGATGCTCTACACCGGAGAAAAGGTAGGCACCGGCTCTCCTCCGGAAGTGGATGTGGCCGTCGATCCCCTCGAAGGAACAAATATTGTTGCAAAGGGCCTGACAGGAGCGATCTCGGTGCTGGCGGTTGCCCCCCGGGGGTGCCTCCTTCATGCTCCTGATATGTATATGGATAAAATCGCCGTAGGGCCGAAAGCTGCCGGGAAAATAAGTTTACAGGCATCTGTCGAGGAAAATATTAAGGCCGTTGCCGGGGCTTTGAAGAAAAGAGTAGAAGATCTCACCGTGGTCATTCTTGACCGCCCTCGCCATGAAGAGTTAATCCAGCAGGCCAGGAAGGCAGGGGCGCGGATCCAACTGATTTCCGACGGGGATGTGGCCCCCGCGGTAGCCGTCGCTTTTGAAGGCACGGGAGTAGACATGTTGCTCGGGATTGGCGGGGCCCCCGAAGGCGTGCTTGCTGCAGCCGCCCTCCGCTGTTTGGGCGGTGAAATGCAGGCCCGGCTCTGGCCAATGGATGATGACGATGTGGCGCGGGCCGGGAAAATGGGAATTACCGATTTCCGGCGGATCCTGACGATGGACGAACTGGTAAGAGGCGAAGAGGTGGTTTTTGCCGCGACCGGGATTACGGACAGCACCCTGCTCCGCGGGGTTCACTATACCTCCTGGGGGGCGCGGACTCATTCCGTTGTGATGCGGGGACGCACCGGAACGATTCGATTTATTGATGCCCGGCACCTTTTTTCCCGCAAGCCTGATTACGCACGGCCCTGCTAG